The sequence TTCTCCCTAACACTAGACCATTGAAGCATGGCTGAGTCGGAATTCTGAACATCTTATGAGCCTTGCTTCATTTGTGGCACAAGACATTGCCACACTACGTGCAAAGTCTAGTGGAAGACAAAGTGGGTGTGCACTCACCCCGCCATAAGAGGTTGTGaatgtagaaagaaagaaagatgaggGAAGCACCGGTGTGCATTCTTgtagtgatgaaatgatgagAAAAGGATCCGGTGCCGCAAGCACTCATTCTAGCCAACAAAGAGTCACCGATGCAATAGTAGATGATGACCCATGTATTGACCATGACACATTCCCACCTTCACAAAAGAGTGCTGAATTGCAATCACTTAAAGGGGTGTAAATTGGAGTTCAAGAAGGCTGTGGTAGCAAAGAGTCTTCTCCTACCCTAGGCGAAGAGTTAAACACACAACGAAAAGGCTTGTCAAGCCAGCCGCCATTTGCAAATCCCCTTTCGTCTCACAATGTGttcaattatttcctaaaataagcCAACAAGAAAGGTTGGTTGCGGATTATGCGTTGTTCGAAGACGGTGAGCCAAGGTACTTCACATGAATTCACCATTTATTGTTAAAGTTGACATTATTGTTAATGTTTATGGATATTGACTTAACACATTTTTTACAATGCAGCGAGATCTTGTATGATATGCATGGCACATATATAACACGGGATGAGCTTTCTTCGCTCAATGGAGGCCGTTGGGTAAATAGTGCAGTATGTCTCAAAGATTTCTATTCTGCCTTGGTTGTTATATAAGATGCacattattatgttttatggtCATCTACATGTGTACATTTTCAGATTATCGGACTGGTCTGCCGAATGATGAATGTAGAACAAGATATACCACCGCGCGCACACTATTTCGACCCATCATTCTCCGTGAGGCCTTAATCAAAATTCTTTAATGCGTTcatctattattttaaattggagACTATGTGGTGAGCTATAAGAACAAATGGACAGGTGGTGCTAGCCAACCTTACGTCAAAGGccaaaaaacatgaaatcaaagaGCGGTGTTGGATGTTCCTTCATGCTGAATTTGTGGGTCATGATTTCTCTAGTTGTGATATGGTACGTCAAACCTAGTACAATGGCATCAAGGTCAAAGtctttgtttcatttaattatcatataatagTGCCCTACTAACCTATTAATGGCAATGTCATCAATATGTGTGTAGCTATTTTTTCCCGTCTGCGACAACAACCATTGGTACGTGCACGTGGTCAATATTCCAGCTTCAAGGGTCGAAATCTTATCTTCGTTGCCTTTAAGAAGGGGTAACGGGATAAGTGTTGTATCGAGACGCTTGTCTGATGCAATTGATCAAGCATTCCATGCTCATGGCATGCTCAGGCGAGTGGAGGTCTCAAAATTCCAGCATGTGCAACCCCAAATTGTGCAACAACTAAATGGGTAGATTACTTTAACCGTTATTATTTGACGTATCATTAAATATGTGGTACTGATGTATTTGTCTTTTATGCTTGATGTATGCATATGATTGGTGTAATGCAATTGGTGGTGTAGATATGATTGTGGCATGTTCGCAATCAAGTACATGAAACATTGGAATGGGGCGACACTAGCACATTCAATTGCAGAGGTAAGTGCAACCAATACTTTAGAAATtggtttatttgattttttaccAAACCAGCATATGATTTTCGTGTGTGTTGTGCAGGACAAGATGCATCTATATCGACTGAGGCTGGTCGTTACTTTGGTTACTAATGCCGCAAACAATGCTAGAGATAAGGTCTTGAAGGCGTGttgaatttgattaatagaGGCCACCTTGGACAGGCAAGGTCAATGATGGAACCGTACTTGCATAAGAGTGGGGCTGGTGGTGCCGGGAGTGCATAATTAGAAGGTGGCaccctctatttttttctctgttGTTTGTTTgtcttgaaaatttatatttgagggaattacctttccaataaataaaaaaactcaagcATAAAAGTAGATTTTTTCCTAGAATCACAATTAAATACATATGAACTAAGCCAATAAATTAGTGTTATTGTGAGTTTTGATAAGAGAAGACGCACACTAGAATGAATACCCTatgaagtattttatttattaatttattttttctgtgaTAAGTACCTTGTCAAGTGATTTTGATAGTTATTACTAAAAACTTTATACCAGAATTATATCTGCTGAAAAATATAGAGGCTTATTGTTTGAATATTTGAGCATGTAGGCTTTATCAGTGGAAATTTAATGGTGCAGAATCTGGAGGTGGTTCGTAAGCTGGGAAAGCACTGagaaaataagaacaagaaaataCCAAGGTTCTCCTCATTAATGCGATCTCACTTGCACATGACAGttgtaagttctcatttctTGGATGGTTTGGATCTTTATGTTAAAGTTGTTAGTATCATGTGAAAGAGCTACCATCATACTATTGACTTCCTTTTTTTGTTGTGTTGTGAATTTCATTAGGTGCTTCTGTTTTTTGCTACTTTCAACGACACAGATAAAAATTAcgttattatgattattattttttcttaattgcaGGTGACAATTGGAAAACAAGATGGTTGACAACCATAAAGACATGAGCAATGTTACAATTCGGAATCGTGGCTGCTAGAGAAATGGACGTGATCATAAGACATTCTCATCATGACTCCGACTTTATAATATAACTattcctattttgatttttgtttgtaaatGTAGGCATGCCCAATACCGAAGCCCTCTAAAAACTATATAGATACATCATAATTGGTTTTTTGGTTTACCATTTTTACTTTGGGAACCCATTGCATACTTCCGATATATTTGGGTTGTGAACCCCCTTCTGTTAGGTGCTTTTAGATTAATTTACCACtgactatgaaaaataaattggtaTATGAAATTTTCGTTGAGCTAAAGAGGTTACTCCATGACCTCTTTGCAGGTGCGTAGTTCTAAGAAAGCCATGAAATACGAGAAACTATTGGCTAGGTTGAAGAAATTGCTTTCTATTCTGCCTACTATTTGGCCAGGCTAATTCTGCTATATGAGAGGTGAAGCTGGAATTTTTAAGTAAGATATGGTGAATTCTATTTTGTGTCATCATCATGAATAACACCTATTTAATATCTGCATACTGCTGATATTGAATATGTAATGGACAGTATCTCTTGGATTATTTAAAGATGTCTACAGACTGGTCCATCTTATGCCAAATCCATCCCACTGTGAGCCTAACCCATAAAAAAATCTCACTTacctttaaatttttaatggaattaaaattagattGTTCAGTATTTCAccatttgctttcttttttccttttgttttttttcactcatttcaTGGCTACTCCTTACATCTGTATGTATAGTGTAAGGACTTATTTCCTTTTATGGAATTCCAGGAGTCAAGTCATATGGATACCGGATAATCAAGAACAAAAATTTCCTATAGATGGGATAGACAAGGTTTATGTTGCATAATTCTGTTTATAGTTCTATAATTATGCTAAAACTTCCAGTTGTGGTTTGGCTTAACTTTTGGTGTTCTGCTGCAGATAAGGTTCCAAGTTCAGAGTGTAAGTTATTCTCCAGTTCCAGTTGAGCAGCGAAAAGAGTCAAAGCCATTTGCCCCTATGGTGATTTCGGTAAGTTCGTCCTTTGAACTTCATCCTTTCAAGGTTTTTCATATCTAGAAGTAGGGCACCTGAAGCTCTTTTTCCTTTGGAAGTTGTGGTATAATTTTAAGGGCCAACTGCATAGAGATATTGCTACTCCCTAAGATTTTGTTTTCAATGGTAAGAGTTTCTAAGTGTTGGCTGATGGAGTGTGCTCAAAACTAGTTATGTTATATTGTTTTATGGCTCTTCTTTTAGTTGGGTACCACTCTGGCAGTCGTTTGAATATAGTGAAAGAATATTGCTATTATAAGGACTAGAAAAATGAAGTAAACAGACTTTTAGCAAATTATTCAGAATAAGCTCCCaaacatttatattttctagACAAATAACCtcttatttcttgaatttttctaGTAATTTACTTGACTTCTCGGTTAGTAATTAATATTCTCTATTTCACTAggagattatttatttatccatttattaGAATTCTCATATATACAGATCCATGTGTGTGTATTAGATATGCCTACTATACTAAGTCTTTAGTTTATGGGTTGATACCACTTGTGGTAAGCGATAtatgaataattaatatattatattttcgTTTTCCATCTCTGTGATAATATGGATTTATCATCCTTTGGTATCTACTAATTTTGTTCCCATTATGCATTATGTTTCATCCATAAAATTAGCAAGTTTTTACTAAGTGCCATTTTCATCGAACTAATCTAAGAGCAATTGTTTCTCATACTGAAACTACAGTTTTAAATCATTAAGCTGTGTAATAATCATGGTTTTAAGGATTGTTTTTATTCAGAGTGTAAGGCCTCCTCAATTCAACTCAATATTATGACTATATCAATTAATATCTTTCCAATCCAGTAGGTTAATCCAGCTTTTTTGATCCCTTATCGTAtgcaaaatgaattttcatgaGCAATTATTATTGCATTGCAGGCATACTTGATTTAGTAGTTTAGTTTTGTCATAGAATGCAGAGATCAGGTTGAACTGGAATGATCAAATATGCGGTTGCTTCATGTTTGCCTGCCAGCAATGGTTGTTTGATgcattttgatttaaaatggtGCTTTACATCTGcatattctattttttcttttttcaaatgaaCCACCTTTTTTTGGAATCATTTATGACCGGATATCTCAAATTACATGTCCATGGAGTTGGACatggttattattatttggttgATGGATGCATTGCTCTATTTTattctattgaatttttttactgTCTTAACCAAGTAGGCATTGGGAAGTGTCTTTGGGAAAATAGGTTTAATTTAAGAttgttttcattcattttgttcCTTCATCTTTTGTTGATCACCTATTTTCTGATGTTTCAAGTATCTTAGTTGATTTGGACAACATTTGTATTATGAAACATCAAATAGTGGTTTACAACTTATGTTATATTTGAAGTGCTTGGCTTGAAGTTTGATGgagtttttttgtcttttgaagAGTTCACATCTAGTTATTTTAGTGATGTGCAGACCCTCCACCCCCCAAAAGTAGGAAC is a genomic window of Vitis riparia cultivar Riparia Gloire de Montpellier isolate 1030 chromosome 1, EGFV_Vit.rip_1.0, whole genome shotgun sequence containing:
- the LOC117920697 gene encoding ubiquitin-like-specific protease 1A; protein product: MTQLSEILYDMHGTYITRDELSSLNGGRWIIGLVCRMMNVEQDIPPRAHYFDPSFSVVLANLTSKAKKHEIKERCWMFLHAEFVGHDFSSCDMLFFPVCDNNHWYVHVVNIPASRVEILSSLPLRRGNGISVVSRRLSDAIDQAFHAHGMLRRVEVSKFQHVQPQIVQQLNGYDCGMFAIKYMKHWNGATLAHSIAEDKMHLYRLRLVVTLVTNAANNARDKVLKAC